One part of the Raphanus sativus cultivar WK10039 chromosome 7, ASM80110v3, whole genome shotgun sequence genome encodes these proteins:
- the LOC108824963 gene encoding uncharacterized protein LOC108824963 — MASPKNKREVQRLIGRVAALDRFISRSTDKCLPFYDILRGNKRFEWSDECEDAFKQRKHYLATPPVLAKPVEGEPLFLYIAVSATAVSGVLIWEELSSDGKIAYAVVTSARKLRPYFQSHTIVILTTFPIRTILHSPSQSERLAKWAVELSEYDIDYCLRTSAKSQVLADFLVELPTKAITNKESNSTWLLHVDGSSSKQGSGISIRLTSPTGEILEQSFRLEFHSSNNEAEYEVLIAGSRLAHGLKIRNIHAYCDSQLVASKYSGEYESRDERMEAYLKLVQNLSQDFDFFALTRIPRSENTQADALAALASSSDPGLNGKLPPEKWTARKIRTQAARYVTVDGEIYKWKFSRPLMTCLEGDKARKVMEDVHSGSCGNHSGGRSLAVKIKCHGYYWPTMIGDCEKFTRNAKNARGPLRQFGNLRKKSPPLRHRTLSCAGLWISHGVPYEIVTDNGSQFISTRFKAFCEKWKIRLNKSTPRYPQCNRQAETINKTVLDGLKKRLDEKKGRWAEELEGVLWSHRTTPRCATGETPFALVYGTECMIPAEVEFPGISRRLLPEREEINNAMLLDNLDLVNEQRVRALTRI; from the exons ATGGCCTCTCCCAAAAACAAGCGAGAAGTACAAAGGTTGATCGGGAGGGTCGCAGCACTCGATAGGTTCATATCCCGCTCAACGGACAAGTGCTTACCTTTCTACGATATCTTGCGGGGGAACAAAAGATTCGAGTGGTCGGACGAATGCGAAGACGCATTCAAACAACGAAAGCATTATCTGGCGACTCCTCCAGTCCTCGCAAAACCCGTGGAAGGGGAACCTTTATTCCTATACATAGCAGTATCGGCAACAGCCGTTAGCGGCGTCCTGATTTGGGAAGAAC TATCCTCTGATGGAAAAATAGCATACGCAGTCGTAACATCAGCACGGAAGCTGCGGCCATATTTTCAATCCCACACCATCGTCATCCTCACGACTTTCCCCATCCGAACTATCTTGCATAGTCCAAGCCAGTCGGAAAGGCTAGCCAAATGGGCCGTCGAACTCAGCGAGTACGATATAGATTATTGTCTCAGGACGAGTGCGAAGTCTCAAGTACTCGCAGACTTCCTGGTGGAACTACCAACCAAAGCCATAACTAACAAAGAGTCTAACTCAACTTGGCTCCTTCACGTTGATGGATCGTCTTCTAAACAAGGATCTGGTATCAGCATCCGCCTGACATCGCCGACCGGAGAGATCCTCGAACAATCATTTAGATTGGAGTTCCACTCATCAAATAACGAGGCAGAATATGAGGTCCTTATTGCGGGATCACGATTAGCCCACGGTTTGAAAATACGAAACATCCAtgcttactgcgactctcaaCTAGTCGCAAGCAAGTATAGCGGAGAGTACGAATCCAGGGATGAAAGGATGGAAGCATACCTCAAACTAGTCCAGAATTTGTCCCAAGACTTTGATTTCTTCGCTCTCACTAGAATTCCTCGTTCCGAGAATACGCAAGCGGACGCTCTCGCAGCCCTGGCCTCGAGTTCGGATCCAGGACTTAACGGAAAATTACCCCCCGAGAAGTGGACAGCTCGAAAAATCCGAACCCAAGCCGCTCGTTATGTAACGGTCGACGGAGAAATTTACAAATGGAAATTCTCCAGGCCACTCATGACGTGTCTAGAAGGGGATAAGGCAAGAAAAGTAATGGAAGACGTTCACTCCGGTTCCTGCGGAAATCATTCCGGCGGCAGGTCACTCGCCGTAAAAATAAAATGCCATGGGTATTACTGGCCAACGATGATCGGTGATTGCGAAAAATTCACACGAAATGCGAAAAATGCCAGAGGCCCGCTCCGACAATTCGGCAACCTGCGGAAGAAATCTCCTCCATTACGTCaccgtaccctttcatgcgcTGGACTATGGATATC ACATGGAGTCCCGTACGAAATAGTAACAGATAACGGATCCCAGTTCATCTCTACTCGCTTTAAAGCATTTTGTGAAAAATGGAAGATACGATTAAATAAATCGACTCCCAGATATCCGCAATGCAACAGACAAGCAGAAACAATCAATAAGACTGTCCTCGACGGACTTAAAAAACGTTTGGATGAAAAGAAAGGAAGATGGGCGGAGGAACTCGAAGGAGTCCTCTGGTCACATCGCACGACTCCGAGGTGCGCAACGGGAGAAACGCCCTTCGCCCTCGTATACGGGACCGAATGCATGATTCCCGCAGAGGTCGAATTTCCCGGAATCAGTAGAAGGCTCCTACCAGAACGGGAAGAAATCAACAACGCCATGCTATTGGATAACCTCGATCTCGTCAATGAGCAACGAGTCCGGGCTCTGACCCGAATTTAA